The Watersipora subatra chromosome 1, tzWatSuba1.1, whole genome shotgun sequence genome has a window encoding:
- the LOC137405275 gene encoding grainyhead-like protein 2 homolog, with the protein MAEDREATEKIFTDYFDSDPAGVACLSSEESELSSTFSDIKDKVNNESNPASVSAVDTKLVRGEPEDAVLKTEPESPPIASTVVDSALPVSQMPQTSPSMPLVTVKQQYQLQQNIPTNHPQYMYPLAPPPHALFAQAAPPMPYAMAPRFLHPMVVETSTGHLHLQPFISQDGQIGITPVTPCHPQMQAIPPVPVDMHWSRPCYPNASANGITGFEAMQMAPQQAMYLPPKDMLQQYAPQYVGGAQHTAATSQTATAFQNSNTISKSHNQQSCAQSRDDNHAKTCSQDCSNLPSQSDQLSKTAKDSHKTNTLQKACALSNIPMVSASKSDQAAFPTAASLFLKSPDSGFGEGQVEPVLTECEVSGSSPSSPTTSSQRMKRRRSSMCSHSRQSKATNNEAAISFRKRENDATGYEIFMDVATSCSAKLDEDRMTYLNKGQLYTLVIRNTLPLSHRSTFVKSVMTLRFRDESNRETVSKNWYYWSTRQEDSNPKALELGLKDAEGIVENSLTYNGINSLTFSWLPQECVKVQFAVHCLSTDFTSQKGVKGLPLHIQVDTYDDINASNNLPVHRAYAQIKIFCDKGAERKARDEEKRKDKSVKSTENPGAKQSAEQYHSVMENTPFYSLSDLFTDVFIYKPASLTTDTFDLPFRELMASSDSLLLGDNIVPSIMDNDTLFPPGQKKMKLNETDKVFIYVREVDDSAFTAILLETPTVLGLCTAIQEKFPFVSHIKTLLKRTNKRMLVRMDDKLIKHLLHESSYVIEFKKLADNYEVIFTETDE; encoded by the exons ATGGCGGAAGATCGAGAAGCAACTGAGAAGATTTTTACAGATTATTTTGACAGTGACCCTGCTGGTGTGGCGTGTCTTTCTAGCGAAGAATCGGAGTTGTCGTCAACCTTTTCCGACATAAAAGATAAAGTCAACAATGAGTCAAATCCTGCATCTGTATCG GCAGTGGACACCAAGCTTGTCAGAGGCGAGCCTGAAGATGCAGTACTTAAGACCGAACCAGAAAGCCCTCCAATTGCATCAACTGTAGTGGACTCAGCACTGCCTGTGAGCCAAATGCCCCAGACTTCACCTTCCATGCCTTTGGTCACTGTTAAACAACAGTATCAGCTTCAGCAGAATATTCCAACTAATCACCCTCAATATATGTACCCTCTAGCTCCGCCTCCTCACGCTCTCTTCGCCCAGGCTGCCCCGCCTATGCCTTATGCCATGGCTCCACGGTTTTTACACCCTATGGTTGTAGAGACAAGCACGGGACACTTGCACCTTCAGCCATTTATTAGCCAAGATGGACAGATAGGAATAACACCGGTGACACCTTGTCATCCACAGATGCAGGCTATTCCTCCAGTTCCTGTGGATATGCACTGGAGTCGGCCTTGCTATCCAAATGCTAGTGCAAATGGTATCACAGGTTTCGAGGCGATGCAGATGGCACCCCAGCAAGCCATGTATCTACCTCCCAAAGACATGCTGCAACAGTATGCACCCCAATATGTTGGCGGTGCGCAGCACACGGCTGCCACCTCACAAACAGCCACTGCATTCCAGAACAGCAACACAATATCCAAATCACATAACCAGCAGTCATGCGCACAGTCTAGGGATGACAATCATGCTAAAACATGCTCACAAGATTGCTCTAATCTTCCTTCTCAAAGCGATCAGTTATCTAAAACAGCAAAGGACTCTCACAAAACGAATACATTGCAGAAAGCCTGTGCACTATCAAATATTCCAATGGTTTCTGCGTCTAAATCTGATCAAGCAGCATTCCCTACGGCAGCAAGTCTTTTTCTGAAATCTCCAGATAGCGGCTTCGGGGAGGGGCAAGTGGAGCCCGTTTTAACGGAGTGTGAG GTGAGTGGAAGCAGCCCGAGTTCTCCAACCACTAGCTCGCAGCGCATGAAAAGACGTCGTAGCTCTATGTGCAGCCATTCACGACAATCTAAGGCTACTAACAATGAAGCGGCGATCAGCTTCAGAAAAAG GGAGAATGATGCCACTGGCTATGAGATATTTATGGATGTCGCAACATCATGCAGCGCTAAGTTAGATGAGGACCGAATGACCTATCTGAACAAAG GTCAACTTTACACGCTTGTCATTCGAAACACTCTCCCTCTTTCGCACCGGAGCACGTTTGTTAAG TCGGTGATGACTCTGAGGTTCCGGGATGAGAGCAATAGAGAGACTGTCTCAAAGAACTGGTATTACTGGAGCACCAGGCAGGAGGACTCAAATCCAAAAGCCCTCGAGCTTG GCTTGAAGGATGCAGAAGGTATTGTTGAGAATTCACTGACGTACAACGGAATTAATTCTCTTACATTCTCATGGCTGCCTCAGGAATGTGTCAAG GTACAGTTTGCTGTGCATTGTCTAAGCACTGACTTCACGAGTCAAAAAGGTGTGAAGGGACTGCCCCTGCATATACAAGTCGACACATACGATGATATCAATGCATCCAATAATCTGCCAGTGCACAGGGCCTACGCTCAAATCAAAATCTTTTGTGACAAG GGGGCTGAAAGAAAGGCTCGCGATGAAGAGAAAAGAAAGGACAAGTCAGTCAAGTCTACAGAAAATCCTG GGGCGAAGCAAAGTGCAGAGCAGTACCATTCCGTCATGGAGAACACTCCTTTCTACTCATTGTCTGACCTGTTCACGGATGTCTTTATTTACAAACCGGCCAGCTTAACTACAGACACATTCGATTTACCATTTAGAGAGTTGATGGCATCTAGTGACTCGCTTCTACTAGGAGATAACATTGTGCCAAG CATCATGGACAATGATACGCTTTTTCCACCTGGCCAAAAGAAAATGAAGTTGAATGAGACGGACAAAG TATTCATATATGTGCGAGAAGTTGATGACTCTGCATTTACAGCAATTCTATTGGAGACACCAACAGTCTTAGGACTTTGTACAGCT ATTCAAGAGAAGTTTCCATTTGTATCACATATTAAAACGCTGCTAAAGAGGACAAATAAAAG aatGTTGGTGCGCATGGATGATAAGCTGATAAAGCACCTGCTGCATGAGTCATCGTATGTGATAGAGTTTAAGAAACTCGCGGACAATTATGAAGTAATATTTACTGAAACAGATGAATGA